In Labilithrix sp., a single genomic region encodes these proteins:
- the ccsA gene encoding cytochrome c biogenesis protein CcsA has translation MTEPVADVLFYLTAAFYVVASAIFLRFLAQGKGDVGVLGPRLIGAGAALHAAHICVASLYLRVCPVEGIHFPMSVGAMAMCVAYIVVRRRYKLEVAGAFVAPLALTSLLASHFVGGGAEPTARIKEAMLPFHVATNLFGVALFTLASSAATLYLVQEHLLKKKQIDGVFRRLPALDVLDRAEHRFLLAGFPLLTIGIVTGTLWARRVEMGGQSEVLRAVFGYVTWLVIAAVLFLRAAAGWRGRRAAYGTIAGFGFAVVVLMVYLLRSAPAQPTAYLP, from the coding sequence ATCACGGAGCCCGTCGCCGACGTCTTGTTCTACCTGACGGCGGCGTTCTACGTCGTCGCGTCGGCGATCTTCCTCCGCTTCCTCGCGCAGGGCAAAGGCGACGTCGGCGTGCTCGGCCCGCGCCTCATCGGCGCCGGCGCGGCGCTCCACGCGGCGCACATCTGCGTCGCTTCGCTCTACCTCCGCGTCTGCCCGGTCGAGGGGATCCACTTCCCGATGAGCGTGGGGGCGATGGCGATGTGCGTCGCGTACATCGTCGTGCGGAGGCGGTACAAGCTCGAGGTCGCGGGCGCGTTCGTCGCGCCGCTCGCGCTGACGTCGCTCCTCGCGTCGCACTTCGTCGGCGGCGGCGCGGAGCCGACCGCGCGGATAAAGGAGGCGATGCTGCCGTTCCACGTCGCGACGAACCTCTTCGGGGTCGCGCTCTTCACCCTCGCGTCGTCGGCCGCCACGCTCTACCTCGTGCAGGAGCACCTCCTGAAGAAGAAGCAGATCGACGGCGTCTTCCGCCGCCTGCCCGCGCTCGACGTGCTCGACCGCGCGGAGCATCGCTTCCTCCTCGCCGGCTTCCCGCTCCTCACGATCGGCATCGTCACCGGCACGCTCTGGGCGCGCCGCGTCGAGATGGGCGGGCAGAGCGAGGTGCTCCGCGCGGTGTTCGGCTACGTGACGTGGCTCGTCATCGCGGCGGTGCTGTTCCTCCGCGCGGCCGCGGGCTGGCGCGGGCGCCGCGCGGCGTACGGCACGATCGCGGGCTTCGGCTTCGCCGTCGTCGTCCTCATGGTCTATCTCCTGCGCTCCGCGCCGGCGCAGCCCACCGCCTATCTGCCGTGA